GAGAGCAGCAGGGGCGGGTGGTCTCGCAGTCTCCACTCCTCGAGTTCTGTTACCAGACCTCACCGTGAGCCTCCCCGCTGCACTGGGCTGAGGGGCTGGGCTCCTTCTCGCAATAAAGTGACTGTCCTGGCAAGAGCACTGTTGtctccttcccagcccctggtGTCAGCGGGTCGCCCCCAGCCCGGAGCCAcccccagcagcagcaggaacagGCCTCTGGTGGGGTGATGGGGAGACCAAGGAAGGCATGGGGCCCTACAAACAGCAAGCCCCCTCCCACCACAACCTGGTTCAGAAGGCCagtagggaagggaagggagagtttGCTTCCCCGGGCCCCATCCCACACCTAGTGCCAGTGCAGTGCTGGAAGACTCAGGCTAAGGCACACACATTTACAGCAGGGGACACGGAGACGAGCCACAACACCCAAGGGTTGCATTCAAATGCTGCGGTGTCCCCGTCCGTGCACCATTTCCAGGAGAGCAGGTACAGCCACTGAGCTGCCCCTCCCGGAGGGCCCAGGTCCGTCAGCCAAGCCAACAAGTGTTTCTTGCCTGGCCCCTCCAAGGGAGAGGACACTTGAGGGCCACACCTCTGGCCCTGACTGTATAGCCTCCCCTCCCGAAGGAAACTCAGTTGGGGAAGGGACCCCCATGTCTCACACACGTGTACCCTGCTGCCCTTTTCCCCGTTCTTCCTTCCGGGGCTACGTAGGCACAGGGCGCTTGTCCTGGAACAAGCGCTTGAGTGTGCAGACCTGTAGCACGGCCACCAGCAGCAGCACGGCCACGTTCACAGCAGACCAGAAGTTGACCCGCTCCAGGTTGCCTTCCTGCAGGTTGCGGTCACGTGCCTCAAAGGCCCGCAGTAGCGTCAGCATCTGGATGCTACGCTCCAACCGGGTCTTCATGGTCTCGATGGATTcctgtggggcagagagagggacagggtcAGGCCTCCGCCTCTCAGGGAGCAGAGACCAATAAAACCAGGGGGAATGGGGTGAGCTAAGATCACAGACTCTGTGGCCAGGCTGCCGTGAGTCTTAAATCTGCTCTCTGTACCGagtggctatgtgaccttgagcaagctaattgacctctctgggcctctgttcccTCTGAATTGCTGTGAGAGTTACATGcctaaataagtgaaaaaaaatgtacttagTAGTAGTCAACAGCACAGTTGCTAAAGCCAGACTGCCCGGGTTCAAATCCTCGCTTTGCCAGTTGCTAGCTGCGTGGCCTTAGCCATCCTGTGCCTCAGTTAGAATGGGGCATTGAGAACACACTACCTACTTCATGCGGAGATTTCATGAGATATTTAAGCCCTCCTACTCctagaaatgtattattttaactgTGAGCTGCTATTAACATAATTAAGGTGGGGGCACCAGGGAGGCTGGGTCAGGCGAATGCGGACCCCAGCCTCTGTGGAAGAACGGGAGCGCGGCTGCCCAAAAGCCGGAAATGTGGGATGAGTGGCCCCAGTTCAGTCTGAGCGCACCTTAATGTCTCCCATCTTGACATCCAGCATCTCCTCGGGCTCCACGGCCTCTGCCCAGCCTTCAACCTCCTCGTCGTCCTGCAGGCTGTCAAAAATGAGTTCAAAGAACACCAGCTTCTCAGAGATTGTGCTGAAGGAGTTGTCAAAGCACAGCTTGTAGTCCCCGGCCTCCGTGGGCTCCACTCTGGAAGAAAGACACACAGATACACGTGACCCTGAGTGGCCCACCAGCTGGACCTTGAGAGGCAGGAAAGGTGGTAACCTGAGgccactggggaggggcagggctgaaaCCGAACCCAGGCACAGTGGGACTGAACTCACGTGTGCACCCCATCTGCCTTGCGGGACTCGCTGACCAGCAGCACGCCCTGAGGGCTCTCCAGCGTGAAATCCACGTCCAGTCCAGCACCTCCGATCACCTGGGAGGGCAGGTAAGAGAGGGTGGAGGGCTAGGGGTAGGCCAAGAGCAGCTGCCAGGGAAAGCCAGACCCATACAGATCACCAGAAGGCTACCTAAGCCCTGACATCTACACCTGTGACCTGGTGCTGCCCGACCTGTCCCAGGTAGACCTTAGCCTTGGCTCTGTCTTCATTGATATGACCGCTTTGGGTCTGGCTCTTTCATCTGGTCACGCCCGCGTCGTAAATCCTTGATCGACGTTTACCTGGCCACACACCAAATGAGGGGGCAGGGCCCAGCTTTCCTTAACCCAACCCCTGAAAAATCCTCTTGCTGACCACGCCCTTTCTTGTGGCGCGTCTTGGTCACACCCACCGACTCCGGCCATCGCACTCTTGGCCACGCCCACTCGGGAGGTTCCCGCCCCGTGAAAGGCTCCCCGTTATAACCTATGGCCCCGCCCCTTCTGGGTGTCTCACTCTAGCCCCGCCTCCTGCCATTATTCCCACCCCCTTCGCTCTACACGCCGTCTCCACCAGCTCCGGCTCGCCCTCCCTAGCTCCGCCCCCGCGCTCTTACGCACgggctcctcccccttccctctaaCGCATGCCTCGCTTCAGCTGCCTGGCCACGCCCCCTCACCCAGGCTCCGCTTGTTTGCTGGCTCCCCAACCTGGGACCCTCTACCTGGTACTCAGTCTCGAGGCTTGCGTTGGCAGGCGCTGACTGGTAGAAACACTGTTTCCTCCCCGCAGGCAGCAGGAACGTGAACTCGCCGTCCTGGATCGGcggtggccctgcccctcccacccccaccggcGGCAGTAGTAGCCACAGTGCCAAGGCTAGGGCCGCTCCGGCCGCCATCATCCGGGTCACCCTCCGGTCTGCTAAGAGGTCGTGGTTCCTTTAAGGGCTAGCCCTGCCCCTTCTGCTACTCGGCGGAGCTCATTGGCAGCCGCTCCGTGAAaccagcaaagagaaaaatgaagggcCCCTTGAGCGCTTAGCTGCCCGAATGAGTGCCCGATGTGCCTAACAACGCTCGATCATctggaggttgtttttttttctcctgagtgGCCTCCGGCTGTAGTCTCAACcgatgatgggaaaaaaaaaaaaatgacaaaaataagtaCTATGATGGTGCATCTTTCTCAGGCAAAAGTTAAGACAGCTAAGTCGGAGGCGGGCCGGGACCTTCTAAGGCCCCTCCCTGAAGTTTTCCCAGAGTAAGCTGCGCGCTACCACCGTTGAGCGAACCTGTCTGGGTGGAATGGGCCTGTACGCGATCCGTAGGGCTCAAGTATAAAATGATCCCCCTGGGCCAGGAAGAGCTTTTAGTGTTGgtgtgggctctgtgttgtctgTAGAGTCTCACCCTTTATTCCTTAGACCTGTCGCTTtgtcagtttcctcgtctgtagtTGGAGTGATGGAACGACCACCCCATAGGGCGGCTGTGAGAGTTGAGATGGAACCCTTGGGCTAGCGCTCATTTTTCCTGGCCTAGAGCCAGTACAGGGGCCTAGCCCTCCCTACACACCAACGGTCTCAAACTCTGGGGGACCAGCAGGTAAATAGAGTAACTGAAGTGGCTCAGGGTAAGAAAAACGACAGCCAGATTGCTTGAAAGTTAGAAGAGGGTGTGGGCCTGGGAGCCACGAAGGCTAGTTCCAACCACCCCCGACCCTTGGCTTGAAGACATCACCGTGCGGGGCCTCTGTATCCTCATCCATAAGATGGGGGTGATACTCGTCCTATCTCACTGGGCTGTTGttgaagattaaaaaatgggAGAATGCTTGTTTAGCGCTTAGCACGGTATAGGCCCTCGGTAAATATTATCTGTTACCTTCCAGGCTTATCGCCCACCTCTTCTCCCCGTTTGGCTTAGAGTGTTTGGAGGCGACCTCCCTCTGGGAAGCCGACAGATAAGCAGAGTCACTGTAGAAACGGACTCTGATTGATGATTCTatctagcattaaaaaaaaaaaaaaagtttagatggAAATGTTGAGTCTTTAAAGACAGGCCTCGGAGTGGTTGGCGTTTGGTGACAATTACTCTTCAAATACAGCTGATGGCTGTCCTCTCGGGCTTTTGGAGAACTTGGGGAAGTAACACCACTTGGTTACGTCAAAGATCATGGACAGTCAATGTTAgttatttcttttcacttccccAGTTGTCTGTCATTCAGACTCGCTGCTTGGACGTTTTGAAGTAGTTGTGGAgaatgggtgattttttttttttttaagtttatttacttattttgagagaatgcgagcaggggaggggcaaagagagggagagagagaatcccgagcaggctctgtgctgtcagcacagagcccaatggggggctcaatcccacctgagccaaaatcaggagtcagatgctcagctgactgagccacccaggcacccctaaaattaatgattttaaagtgagtaattcagtggcatttattacattcacaatgttgtgcaactgCCACTTTTATctactttcaaaacattttcatcagccAGAAAATAAACCCTGTACCCGCTAAGCCTGTACGTCatccgctcccccccccccccccatcagctctggcaactaccaacctgcctctatgaatttgccAATCCTGGATGCTTCATGTAAGTGAAATATGTGACcatttgtgcctggcttctttcacttagcataatggagGTTCCTCCTCCTAGCatgaatatttaattcattttaatggctgaataatagtccattgtatggatatactacatttatccattcaactattGATGGGCATTGGGGTTGCTCCCATCTGTTGGacattgtgaatagtgctgctatgagtatgtgtatgtgtatttgtttgagaatctatttttaattctttagggtatacacctaggaatggaattgttgggtcatatataacttttttttttttttttttttttttttttagcagagcctgagacaaggattcagGCACacatgctttaatttcttttaacgtttatttatttgagagagaggagtgggggagtggcagagagagggagacacagaatctgaagcaggctccagggtctaagctgtcagcacagagcctgatgcagggctcgaacccatgaaccacgagatcataaccgaAGTCGGTCatttcatcaactgagccacccaggcgccactctatgttgaactttttgaggaactcccagactgttttccacagtggctgccccattttgtattcccaccaaccatgtatgagggttccaatttctccacatcctcatcaacacttgctattttctattttatttgcattatagccatcctaatgggtgtgaagtggaaTCTCAtggtggttctgatttgcatttccttgatgttgggcatcttttcaggtgcttcttggccatttgtatctcttgg
The Panthera uncia isolate 11264 chromosome A2, Puncia_PCG_1.0, whole genome shotgun sequence genome window above contains:
- the TMED1 gene encoding transmembrane emp24 domain-containing protein 1, translated to MMAAGAALALALWLLLPPVGVGGAGPPPIQDGEFTFLLPAGRKQCFYQSAPANASLETEYQVIGGAGLDVDFTLESPQGVLLVSESRKADGVHTVEPTEAGDYKLCFDNSFSTISEKLVFFELIFDSLQDDEEVEGWAEAVEPEEMLDVKMGDIKESIETMKTRLERSIQMLTLLRAFEARDRNLQEGNLERVNFWSAVNVAVLLLVAVLQVCTLKRLFQDKRPVPT